One Nocardia iowensis DNA window includes the following coding sequences:
- a CDS encoding carotenoid oxygenase family protein: MTTADNEHRDYIPLYDEYDYDIDEVAGALPEDLRGTLYRNGPGKLDAGGQQLGHLFDGDGMLSMFSITDGKVRYRNRFVRTKHYRKSLTSTGAPYRALGTMRPGGILANALQFPANVANTGVVMHAGKLLALWEGGPPTEIDPDTLDTIGVHRFGGALKWLGAFSAHPKWDKATGDMYNFGLAMVPKPSLACYRVDRTGKLGKIGQVSLPRPMFNHDFGLTPRHLVFVVAPLVFPIGKMLGAGLGLRNYIEAIEYDAARGTMIALMPRYGGKPRIVHTDPLMHLHVSNAYEDRTDTVVELVNYHATWEQLNGQLQGVQGGLADTAMPYGGTLLRLRITRSGRVIQEHLSDMQGDFPTFNLGYTSRQNRYTYLAVGLDGSAHPNAIAKVDNVSGVQQAHRLPADHFAHEAIYTPRPGATDEDDGWLLVATQDRPRALAHLRVLDAKNIENDPCYVGALRHHLPLSFHGNFTPRAA, encoded by the coding sequence ATGACTACGGCCGACAACGAGCACCGCGACTACATTCCGCTCTACGACGAATACGACTACGACATCGATGAGGTTGCGGGCGCACTGCCCGAAGATTTGCGCGGCACCCTCTACCGCAACGGTCCCGGCAAGCTCGACGCCGGTGGGCAACAGCTGGGCCACCTGTTCGACGGCGACGGGATGCTGTCGATGTTCTCGATCACCGACGGCAAGGTCCGCTACCGCAACCGGTTCGTGCGCACCAAGCACTACCGCAAGTCACTCACCTCCACGGGCGCGCCCTATCGGGCACTGGGCACCATGCGTCCCGGCGGAATCCTCGCCAACGCACTGCAATTCCCGGCCAACGTCGCCAACACCGGTGTCGTCATGCACGCCGGTAAACTGCTCGCACTCTGGGAGGGCGGCCCGCCCACCGAAATCGATCCCGATACGCTCGACACGATCGGCGTGCACCGCTTCGGCGGCGCGCTCAAATGGCTCGGCGCGTTTTCAGCACATCCCAAGTGGGACAAGGCGACCGGCGACATGTACAACTTCGGGCTCGCGATGGTCCCCAAACCCTCGCTGGCCTGTTACCGAGTCGATCGCACCGGCAAACTCGGCAAGATCGGACAGGTGAGCCTGCCGCGGCCGATGTTCAACCACGACTTCGGTTTGACACCAAGGCATCTGGTGTTCGTGGTGGCGCCACTGGTATTCCCGATCGGCAAGATGCTCGGCGCCGGGCTCGGTCTCCGTAACTACATCGAGGCCATCGAATACGACGCCGCACGCGGCACCATGATCGCGCTCATGCCCCGCTACGGTGGCAAACCCCGCATCGTGCACACCGATCCACTGATGCACCTGCATGTGAGCAACGCCTACGAAGACCGCACCGACACCGTCGTCGAACTGGTCAACTACCACGCCACCTGGGAACAGCTCAACGGTCAACTCCAGGGCGTGCAAGGCGGTCTGGCCGACACGGCGATGCCCTACGGCGGTACCCTGCTGCGGTTGCGTATCACCCGGTCCGGCCGCGTTATTCAGGAACACCTGTCGGATATGCAGGGCGACTTCCCCACCTTCAACCTGGGCTACACCAGCAGACAGAACCGCTACACCTACCTGGCGGTCGGTCTGGACGGCAGCGCGCACCCGAACGCGATTGCCAAGGTGGACAACGTATCCGGCGTCCAGCAAGCGCACCGGCTACCGGCCGATCACTTCGCCCACGAGGCCATCTACACCCCACGCCCCGGCGCCACCGACGAAGACGACGGCTGGCTGCTGGTCGCCACGCAGGACCGCCCCCGCGCCTTGGCGCATCTGCGTGTGCTCGACGCCAAGAACATCGAGAACGACCCCTGCTACGTGGGCGCGCTGCGCCACCACTTGCCGCTGTCGTTCCACGGCAACTTCACCCCGCGGGCCGCGTGA
- a CDS encoding MlaD family protein, producing the protein MIELPARMLVRVIRVCVARKLLLSALAQLTLVAVGGWYLTFGALRTDPFAAEMTVRVQLPESGGLLANQDVTLRGVPIGRVHEVRLGQRGVEAVLRIDASARIPRDTPVRVSGLSPAGEQYVDFRPTGSAGPLLTDGSVIDQGHTTTPIPLWQVLSSVDGVLAQTNPEQLKAIVDELGVSPQGPEKLRTLLSSMQLLFSTLDGVLPQTSTLLRASRPVFHLISDKATGLRTTTDNLSATLNGIGTKDAGLRTLLDTAPQVLAGVDTMIAQNSPTMVQLLGNLATVAQLSYVRVPALQQLFRDDRTSLLEAVQSIMHDGGVWAVASLYFRRFCDYPHPRDVPFEPSYPEPFVNTYCLDEDPALLIRGARNAPRPPGDDTAYPPPGFDPMQRTDPTPIGEHTIPLPYGGPTMPPESEPQRYGN; encoded by the coding sequence ATGATCGAGCTGCCCGCGCGGATGCTGGTACGAGTCATCCGCGTCTGCGTCGCACGCAAATTGCTGCTGTCCGCACTGGCGCAGCTCACACTGGTCGCGGTGGGCGGCTGGTACCTGACCTTCGGCGCGTTGCGCACCGACCCCTTCGCCGCGGAAATGACCGTCCGGGTGCAGTTGCCCGAATCCGGTGGGCTGCTGGCCAACCAGGATGTCACGCTGCGCGGGGTACCCATCGGGCGGGTCCATGAGGTGCGGCTCGGTCAGCGTGGGGTGGAAGCCGTTTTGCGCATCGACGCATCGGCGCGTATCCCCCGCGACACGCCCGTGCGCGTGTCCGGGCTCTCACCGGCGGGCGAACAATACGTCGATTTCCGGCCCACCGGCAGCGCGGGTCCGCTGCTGACCGACGGCAGCGTCATCGATCAGGGCCACACCACCACACCGATCCCGCTGTGGCAGGTGCTCAGCAGTGTGGACGGGGTGCTGGCACAGACGAATCCGGAACAGTTGAAGGCCATCGTCGACGAACTCGGGGTGAGCCCCCAGGGGCCGGAGAAGCTGCGCACCCTGCTGTCGAGCATGCAGCTGCTGTTCTCCACCCTCGACGGCGTCCTGCCCCAGACCAGCACCCTGCTGCGCGCCAGCCGGCCGGTATTCCACCTGATCAGTGACAAGGCAACCGGATTACGCACCACCACGGACAATCTCAGCGCCACCCTCAACGGCATCGGCACGAAAGACGCCGGGTTGCGCACCCTGCTCGACACCGCACCGCAGGTCCTGGCGGGGGTGGACACTATGATCGCGCAGAATTCGCCCACCATGGTGCAGTTACTGGGGAACCTGGCCACCGTCGCCCAACTGTCCTATGTGCGGGTTCCGGCACTGCAACAGCTGTTTCGCGACGACCGGACCTCGCTGCTCGAAGCGGTGCAGTCGATCATGCACGACGGCGGCGTCTGGGCAGTGGCCAGCCTGTATTTCCGCCGCTTCTGCGATTACCCGCACCCACGTGACGTGCCGTTCGAACCGAGCTATCCCGAGCCGTTTGTCAATACCTACTGCCTGGACGAGGATCCGGCACTGCTGATCCGCGGCGCGCGCAACGCGCCCCGCCCACCGGGGGACGACACCGCTTATCCGCCACCGGGATTCGATCCGATGCAGCGCACCGATCCCACCCCGATCGGAGAACACACGATCCCCCTGCCGTACGGCGGACCGACCATGCCGCCGGAATCCGAGCCACAGCGGTACGGCAACTAG
- a CDS encoding DUF3329 domain-containing protein, protein MPDNQIEDRNDSTTTTETDTEVAEFDSATSEPDRGHADDIRNEPDTDEADIGQTHAAEAESGTTSDRDDSDDADGSARTAVGRGAVARRIVGSARRALPFVAALLLVALAVATGVLGWKLDHSRDIDAAAAAALRAASDYAVTLTSVDTANLDADFTAVLDGSTGEFRDVYTKSSSQLRQLLIDHKAAGHGTVLQAAVKSATEREVVVLLFVDQSVSNTEMPDPRIDRSRIVMTMQNIDGRWKAAKVDIP, encoded by the coding sequence ATGCCTGACAACCAGATCGAGGACCGCAACGACAGCACAACCACCACCGAGACCGATACCGAAGTGGCCGAATTCGATTCCGCGACAAGCGAACCTGATCGCGGGCACGCCGACGACATCCGAAACGAGCCCGACACCGACGAGGCCGACATCGGCCAGACGCACGCGGCCGAGGCTGAAAGTGGGACCACGTCGGACAGGGACGACTCCGACGATGCCGACGGTTCCGCGCGGACTGCGGTCGGCAGGGGCGCCGTCGCGCGACGCATCGTCGGCTCGGCCAGGCGCGCATTGCCATTCGTCGCGGCATTGCTGCTCGTCGCACTGGCCGTCGCCACCGGCGTGCTGGGATGGAAGCTCGACCACAGCCGCGATATCGACGCGGCCGCGGCGGCGGCGCTGCGCGCAGCGTCGGACTATGCGGTCACCCTCACCTCGGTGGATACCGCCAACCTCGACGCCGATTTCACGGCGGTCCTGGACGGTTCCACCGGCGAGTTCCGCGATGTCTACACCAAGTCCAGCAGTCAGCTTCGCCAGTTGCTGATCGATCACAAAGCGGCCGGGCACGGCACGGTACTGCAGGCCGCGGTCAAGTCCGCCACCGAACGCGAGGTCGTCGTGTTGCTGTTTGTGGACCAGTCGGTGTCCAACACCGAAATGCCCGATCCCCGTATCGATCGCAGCCGCATCGTGATGACGATGCAGAACATCGACGGTCGATGGAAAGCCGCCAAGGTCGACATTCCGTGA
- a CDS encoding MlaD family protein has translation MIRRLRLLLGAALTLPLTACSVTLEDLPLPAPGVSGPSYHLQAVFSNALNLPERAKVRVGGADVGEVERMTARDYTAVVSLRIIDSVELPVGTTAELRSATPLGDVFVSLRPPSDTSRSSTLLRDGDTIGLSETRAAATVEEVLSTAALLVNGGVIRNLTQVLNGMGTAMGDDGHRLTDLIRQSRELLTTLSERSGQLHGVLAQTAALADDLSTRRSAIDDVFAAAAPALTVIAGNTAHIAGLADQIAAITRQLENFPAIAGTDTRSLISDLNSLSASFNEPATDPRVTTANLLRILAPTLKFFSANAAHSDVELRQVVAGPIDDPGHLADPAFHPPEPADLANFVGSLTFVLTQLGARVMGPGR, from the coding sequence ATGATCCGCCGACTGCGGCTGCTGCTCGGCGCCGCGCTCACGCTGCCGCTGACCGCGTGCTCGGTCACCCTCGAGGATCTGCCACTGCCCGCGCCCGGGGTGAGCGGCCCGAGCTACCACCTGCAGGCGGTGTTCTCCAACGCGCTCAACCTGCCCGAGCGCGCGAAGGTCCGCGTCGGCGGCGCCGATGTCGGCGAGGTCGAGCGCATGACCGCCCGCGATTACACCGCGGTGGTATCGCTGCGCATCATCGACAGCGTCGAACTACCTGTCGGCACGACCGCCGAATTACGCTCGGCCACACCGCTCGGTGACGTGTTCGTCTCGCTGCGCCCACCGAGTGACACCAGCCGATCATCGACGCTATTGCGCGACGGTGACACCATCGGGTTGTCGGAAACCCGCGCCGCCGCCACTGTCGAAGAGGTCCTCTCCACCGCTGCGCTCCTGGTCAACGGCGGCGTGATCCGCAATCTCACCCAGGTTCTCAACGGAATGGGCACCGCCATGGGCGACGACGGCCATCGCCTCACCGATCTGATCCGGCAATCGCGGGAGCTGCTGACCACGCTGTCCGAGCGGTCCGGTCAACTGCACGGTGTGCTCGCCCAGACCGCCGCTCTCGCAGACGATCTGAGCACCCGCCGCAGCGCGATCGACGATGTCTTCGCCGCTGCCGCCCCCGCCCTGACGGTGATCGCCGGTAACACTGCCCACATCGCGGGACTGGCCGATCAGATCGCGGCGATCACCCGACAGCTGGAGAATTTCCCCGCCATCGCGGGCACCGACACGCGCAGTCTGATCAGTGATCTGAACAGCCTGTCCGCGTCCTTCAACGAACCGGCGACCGATCCGCGCGTAACCACCGCGAATCTGCTCCGCATACTGGCGCCGACGCTGAAGTTCTTCAGCGCCAACGCCGCCCACTCCGACGTCGAGCTCCGGCAGGTGGTGGCCGGACCGATCGACGATCCCGGACACCTCGCCGATCCGGCTTTTCATCCACCGGAACCGGCCGACCTGGCCAACTTCGTCGGGTCGCTGACCTTCGTGCTGACCCAGCTCGGTGCCCGAGTGATGGGGCCCGGGCGATGA